The Streptomyces sp. NBC_00483 genome contains the following window.
AGGACGTCGCCGCCGTCTACAACAACCCCGGTGTCCTCGGCGGCATCATCATGGGTCTGCTGGCGGCCATGTTCTGGCAGAAGTACCACCGCACCAAGCTGGTCGACTGGCTCGGCTTCTTCAACGGCCGCCGGCTCGTCCCGATCATCATGGCCTTCGTCGGCATCATCGTCGGTGTCTTCTTCGGCCTGATCTGGGAGCCCATCGGCGACGGCATCACCAGCTTCGCCGAGTGGATGACCGGCCTCGGCGCCGGTGGTGCGGGCCTGTTCGGCCTGATCAACCGTGGTCTGATCCCGATCGGCATGCACCAGTTCGTCAACACGGTGGCCTGGTTCCAGCTCGGTGACTTCACGAAGCCCGACGGCTCCGTCGTGCACGGTGACATCACGCGCTTCCTCGCGGGCGACCCGTCGGCCGGCATGTACCAGGCCGGCTTCTTCCCGATCATGATGTTCGGTCTGCCGGCCGCCGCCATCGCCATCGCCCACTGCGCGCGGCCCGAGCGCCGCAAGGCCGTGATGGGCATGATGGTCTCGCTCGCGCTGACCTCGTTCGTCACCGGTGTGACCGAGCCGATCGAGTTCACGTTCATGTTCATCGCGCCGCTGCTGTACGTGCTGCACGCGGTCCTGACCGCCGTCTCCATGGCGATCACCTGGGGCCTCGGCGTCCACGCGGGCTTCAACTTCTCGGCGGGCTTCATCGACTACGCCCTGAACTGGAACCTCGCGACCAAGCCATGGCTGATCATCCCGATCGGCCTGGTCATGGCGGCCCTCTATTACGTGGTGTTCCGCTTCGCGATCATGAAGTTCAACCTCACCACTCCGGGCCGCGAGCCCGAGGAGGAGGTCGAGGACCTCACGAAGGCGTGAGCTCCTCCCCCGTGTGACCGTACGACGAGGAAGGCCCCGGAACCGTGTGGTTCCGGGGCCTTCCTCGTACGGCTCTCAGACCGTGTACGTCACTCCGGGCGCGGCCAGCTCGACCGGGCCGTCGTACACCGCGCGCGCGTCCGCGAGGTTCACCTGCGGGTCGGTCCACGGCGGGATGTGCGTCAGGACGAGCTTGCGGGTGCGGGAGCGCTGCGCCGCCTCCCCCGCCTCCCGGCCGTTGAGGTGCAGCGCCGGGATGTTCTCCTTGCCGTGCGTGAACGCGGCCTCGCACAGGAACAGGTCGCTGTCCTCCGCCAGTTCGTCCAGCGCGGCGCACGGCCCGGTGTCCCCGGAGTACGTCAGGGAGCGCCCGCCGTGCTCGACCCGGATCGCGTACGACTCCACGGGATGGCACACCTTCTCCATGCGGACGGAGAACGGCCCGATCTCGTACGAACCCGGCTTCACGGTGTGGAAGTCGAAGACCTCGCTGAACGCGGAGGCCGAGGGCGTGTCGGCGTGCGCGGTGGTCAGGCGCTGCTCGGTGCCCTCGGGTCCGTAGACGGGCATGGGAGCGCAACGGCCGCCGTCGTGACGGTAGTAGCGCACGACGAAGTACGCGCACATGTCGATGCAGTGGTCCGCGTGCAGATGCGAAAGGAAGATCGCGTCGAGGTCGTAGAGACCGACGTGGCGCTGCAGCTCGCCCAGGGCGCCATTGCCCATGTCGAGGAGCAGCCGGTAGCCGTCGGCCTCGACGAGGTAGCTCGAGCAGGCCGAATCCGCGGACGGGAACGACCCCGAGCAGCCGACGACGGTGAGCTTCATAGGAGCTTTCAACCTCCGCGCTGGCGGTCGGAAATGCGGGGTGGAGCCACGGGCCGTGGGCCGGGGCCTGTGCCGGGTCCTGTGCCGAGTTTCCCGTCGTCCGCCCGACGGGCGGGCCCCGCGGCGTCTGGTGCGTACGATCGCAAGGCGCCGGAGCGTCCTAGTAGCGGAGCTACTCGGATGTTTCGGCAACGCCGCGAGCGTGCGTGCCAGGCGCCGCGGGGCAGACGGGAAACTCGGCACAGGACCCGAGGGGGTCAGTCGAGCGTAAGGCGCAAAAGGGCGGGTGGCTCCTCCGTCACGGGCTGTTGTGGGCGAACTCACCTGCGCTGTCACCGGTTCGGAGGGCTTCGGGGCCGCGGAAGCACCCCGCGTGTCACCCCGGTACCGTCATGTCCATGGACACGTCCTGGTGGCTCGCGCTCGCTGCCGTCGTACTGCTCGCGCTCGTCGCGACGCTGGTCGACGGGTGGGGGCGCGGCACGCGCCATCGCCGCCGGGAGCGGCATGTTCCGCGGGATACGCACGCGCGTGGGCCCGAGCCGGGTGACATCTGGTGGGCGATGGTGCCGTACGAGGACGGGCCCGGCGGGAAGGACCGGCCGTGCCTGGTCCTGTCGGTGCGGCGCGGGGTGGCCACGGTCGCCAAGATCACCAGCCGGTATCACGACGAGCGGCCGGGGGTTATCGCGTTGCCGCCCGGGACCGTGGGGGATGCGCGGGGGCGGGCGAGCTTTCTGGAGACGGATGAGCTCCGCTCGGTGCCGCTGAGTGACTTCCGTCGGCCGGCCGGGGTGATCGATCCGGGGTTGTGGGATCAGGTGCGGCACCTGGGCCACTAGGCATGGGTGAGCCCCTCCGGCGTTACGGTCCTGGGGCTCTGCCCCAGACCCCGCTTCTCAATCGCCGAAGGGGCTCAAAATGACGTAGCTGGCCCGAAAGGTCACGCCCAGAGCTGGCCGTGCAGGACCTCGATCGCCTCTTCCGTCGTCGCGGCCGTGTAGACGCCCGTCGACAGGTACTTCCACCCGCCGTCGGCGACGACGAACACGATGTCGGCGGACTCCCCCGCCTTCACCGCCTTCTTGCCCACCCCGATCGCGGCATGCAGCGCCGCCCCCGTGGAGACACCTGCGAAGATGCCCTCCTGCTGGAGGAGGTCACGCGTACGGGTCACCGCGTCGGCCGAGCCGACGGAGAACCGGGTCGTGAGCACCGACGCGTCGTACAGCTCGGGCACGAACCCCTCGTCGAGGTTCCGCAGCCCGTAGACGAGGTCGTCGTAGCGCGGCTCCGCGGCGACGATCTTGACGTCGGGCTTGTGCTCGCGCAGATACCGGCCGACGCCCATGAGCGTGCCGGTGGTGCCGAGCCCCGCGACGAAGTGCGTGACGGACGGGAGGTCGGTGAGGATCTCCGGGCCGGTCGTCGCGTAGTGCGCGCCCGCGTTGTCCGGGTTGCCGTACTGGTAGAGCATCACCCAGTCCGGGTGCTGCTCGGCCAGCTCCTTGGCGATGCGGACCGCCGTGTTGGAGCCGCCCGCGGCCGGCGAGGGAATGATCTCCGCACCCCACATGGCGAGCAGGTCGCGGCGCTCCTGCGAGGTGTTCTCCGGCATGACGCAGACGATGTTGTAGCCCTTGAGGCGGGCGGCCATCGCGAGCGAGATGCCGGTGTTGCCGGAGGTGGGTTCGAGGATGGTGTCCCCGGCCTTGATCCGGCCTTCCTTCTCGGCCTGTTCGATCATGTGGAGCGCGGGGCGGTCCTTGATCGAGCCGGTCGGGTTGCGGTCCTCCAGCTTCGCCCAGATCCGCACGTCGTCGGAGAGCGAGAGCCGCGGCAGGCGCACCAGGGGGGTGTTGCCCACCGCGGCCAGCGGGCTGTCGTAGCGCATGAGCCCGCTCAGCGCATTCCGCCGGCCACGGCCGGCAGGATCGTGACGTTGTCGCCGTCGCTGAGCTTGGTGTCGATGCCGTCGAGGAAGCGGACGTCCTCGTCGTTCAGGTAGACGTTCACGAAGCGGCGCAGCTTGCCGTCGTCCACGATGCGCTCGGCGATGCCCGCGTGCCGGGAGTCGAGGTCGGCGAAGAGTTCCTTGAGGTTCTCCCCGGCGCCTTCGACGGCCTTCGCGCCGTCGGTGTAGGTGCGGAGGATGGTCGGGATGCGGACCTCGATGGCCATGCTGGGCTCCTGTCGGGAGTCGGAAGTCTGTGGGTGGGCGCGCCTGGGCGCGGGCGTTTCCGGTCAGGTGCGTGGGTGGCTGGAGCCGCGGGCCCTCGGCGGGTACGGCGGTCCGGCTCAGCGCGGACAGATGGCGCTGGCGAGGCGGCACAGGTCGACGTGCAGCCGCGCCACGAGCAGCATGCCCGGCGTCTTTTCGCTCACGTCGTGGGAAACCATGGGCTCATCGTATCGATTCCCGGTCCGGATCCCGGAATGTGATCTCACCATGCGGTCGAAATGCGTCCGGCAATTGAGAACTGCATGGTCGGGAGGGGTGTCGATCAGGCGGTGATCTCGACCTCTTCCTCGGTGATCTCGCCCTCGACGATGCGGTACGAGCGGAACTGGAAGGGGCCCGCGTCGTCGGTGTCGGCGGTGGAGACCAGCACGTAGTGGGCGTTCGGCTCGTTCGCGTACGTGACGTCGGTGCGCGAGGGGTACGCCTCGGTGGCCGTGTGCGAGTGGTAGACGACCACCGGCTCCTCGTCGCGGTCGTCCATCTCGCGGTAGAGCTTCAGCAGGTCACCGGAGTCGAACTCGTAGAACGTGGGCGACCGGGCGGCGTTCAGCATCGGGATGAAGCGCTCGGGGCGGCCCTCGCCGACCGGACCCGCGATGACGCCGCAGGCCTCGTCGGGGTGGTCCTTGCGGGCGTGCTCGACGATCTGGTCGACCAGGGACTGGGAAATCTTCAACATGCGGCCAGCATAAGCAAGTGGGCCCCCTCGTACCGGAGTGCGGTACGAGGGGGCCCACCTGGTGAGACGCGGGGTGAGAACCGGTGCGTCGGGTGCGCCTAGTTGCGCTTCGCGAAGGCGGCGCTCTCGGGGTTGCGCTTCTTCAGGAAGAAGTACGAGACACCCAGGATCGCGGCCCAGACCGGAGCGGCGTACAGGGAGACGCGCGCGTCGGGGTCGATGCCCATGAGGACGATGACGAGGAAGATGAACGCCAGCGCGAGGCCGCTGACCCAGACGCCCCACGGAGCGCGGAACTCGGACTTCGGGAGCTCACCGCGGTCGGACTTGAGGCGGTAGCGGATCTGGCAGATCAGGATGACGATCCAGGCCCACATGCCGGAGATGGTGGCGAAGGAGACGACGTAGTTGAACGCCTCGCCCGGCCACTGGTAGTTGATCCAGACGCCGACCAGCATCATCGCGGCGGAGAACGTGGTGCCGATGACCGGCAGACCGTTCTTGCTCAGCTTGGTGAAGAAGTTCGGGCCCTGGCCGTTCTGCGCGAGGTCGCGCAGCATGCGGCCGGTGGAGTACATGCCCGAGTTGCAGGAGGACAGCGCGGCGGTCAGCACGACGAAGTTGACGATGGCGGCGCCGATGCCCAGGCCCATCTTGTCGAAGGCGTGGACGAACGGGCTCTCGCCGGCCTTGAAGGACGTCCACGGCACGACCGAGAGGATCATGATCAGGGCGCCGACATAGAAGACGGCGATGCGCCACGGCACGGTGTTGATCGCCTTCGGCAGGACCTTCTTGGCGTCCTTGGCCTCACCCGCGGTGACGCCGACGAGCTCGACCGCGAGGAACGCGAACATCACCATCTGCAGGGTCATCAGCGTCGAGCCGATGCCGTTCTCGCCCGCGAAGAAGCCGCCGAGGTCCCACAGGTGCGAGATGGAGGCCGTGTCACCGACGTCGGAGAAGCCGATGGTGAGGATGCCGGCGCAGATCAGGATCATGCCGACGATGGCGGTGACCTTGACCGTGGAGAACCAGAACTCCAGCTCACCGAAGAGCTTCACGGAGATCAGGTTGGCGCCGTAGAGGATGACGGTGAAGACGAGTGCGGACACCCATTGCGGGATGTCCCACCAGAACGTCATATAGGTGGCCGCCGCGGTGACCTCGGTCATGCCGGTGATGACCCAGAACAGCCAGTACGTCCAGCCGGTCGCGAAGCCCGCGAAGGGGCCGATGAACTCGCGCGCGTACTCCGAGAAGGAGCCGGACACGGGTCGG
Protein-coding sequences here:
- a CDS encoding MBL fold metallo-hydrolase; amino-acid sequence: MKLTVVGCSGSFPSADSACSSYLVEADGYRLLLDMGNGALGELQRHVGLYDLDAIFLSHLHADHCIDMCAYFVVRYYRHDGGRCAPMPVYGPEGTEQRLTTAHADTPSASAFSEVFDFHTVKPGSYEIGPFSVRMEKVCHPVESYAIRVEHGGRSLTYSGDTGPCAALDELAEDSDLFLCEAAFTHGKENIPALHLNGREAGEAAQRSRTRKLVLTHIPPWTDPQVNLADARAVYDGPVELAAPGVTYTV
- a CDS encoding amino acid permease, whose protein sequence is MTSVQVDEQHDGNEAAQGETDEGYKRGLGARQIQMIAIGGAIGTGLFLGAGKGISKAGPSLILAYAVAGVVIFCIMRALGELLMYRPVSGSFSEYAREFIGPFAGFATGWTYWLFWVITGMTEVTAAATYMTFWWDIPQWVSALVFTVILYGANLISVKLFGELEFWFSTVKVTAIVGMILICAGILTIGFSDVGDTASISHLWDLGGFFAGENGIGSTLMTLQMVMFAFLAVELVGVTAGEAKDAKKVLPKAINTVPWRIAVFYVGALIMILSVVPWTSFKAGESPFVHAFDKMGLGIGAAIVNFVVLTAALSSCNSGMYSTGRMLRDLAQNGQGPNFFTKLSKNGLPVIGTTFSAAMMLVGVWINYQWPGEAFNYVVSFATISGMWAWIVILICQIRYRLKSDRGELPKSEFRAPWGVWVSGLALAFIFLVIVLMGIDPDARVSLYAAPVWAAILGVSYFFLKKRNPESAAFAKRN
- a CDS encoding PLP-dependent cysteine synthase family protein translates to MRYDSPLAAVGNTPLVRLPRLSLSDDVRIWAKLEDRNPTGSIKDRPALHMIEQAEKEGRIKAGDTILEPTSGNTGISLAMAARLKGYNIVCVMPENTSQERRDLLAMWGAEIIPSPAAGGSNTAVRIAKELAEQHPDWVMLYQYGNPDNAGAHYATTGPEILTDLPSVTHFVAGLGTTGTLMGVGRYLREHKPDVKIVAAEPRYDDLVYGLRNLDEGFVPELYDASVLTTRFSVGSADAVTRTRDLLQQEGIFAGVSTGAALHAAIGVGKKAVKAGESADIVFVVADGGWKYLSTGVYTAATTEEAIEVLHGQLWA
- a CDS encoding MoaD/ThiS family protein; this translates as MAIEVRIPTILRTYTDGAKAVEGAGENLKELFADLDSRHAGIAERIVDDGKLRRFVNVYLNDEDVRFLDGIDTKLSDGDNVTILPAVAGGMR
- a CDS encoding PTS transporter subunit EIIC, with amino-acid sequence MSTASATAAPAKKRGSGLFQGLQKVGRSLQLPIAVLPAAGIMVRLGADDVFGKDGLDWGTVATVFANAGSAITDNLPILFCIGVAIGFAKKSDGSTALAALVGFLVYSKVLEAFPVSEAVVKKGEDVAAVYNNPGVLGGIIMGLLAAMFWQKYHRTKLVDWLGFFNGRRLVPIIMAFVGIIVGVFFGLIWEPIGDGITSFAEWMTGLGAGGAGLFGLINRGLIPIGMHQFVNTVAWFQLGDFTKPDGSVVHGDITRFLAGDPSAGMYQAGFFPIMMFGLPAAAIAIAHCARPERRKAVMGMMVSLALTSFVTGVTEPIEFTFMFIAPLLYVLHAVLTAVSMAITWGLGVHAGFNFSAGFIDYALNWNLATKPWLIIPIGLVMAALYYVVFRFAIMKFNLTTPGREPEEEVEDLTKA
- a CDS encoding type II toxin-antitoxin system PemK/MazF family toxin, with the protein product MDTSWWLALAAVVLLALVATLVDGWGRGTRHRRRERHVPRDTHARGPEPGDIWWAMVPYEDGPGGKDRPCLVLSVRRGVATVAKITSRYHDERPGVIALPPGTVGDARGRASFLETDELRSVPLSDFRRPAGVIDPGLWDQVRHLGH
- a CDS encoding putative leader peptide, with the translated sequence MVSHDVSEKTPGMLLVARLHVDLCRLASAICPR
- a CDS encoding M67 family metallopeptidase encodes the protein MLKISQSLVDQIVEHARKDHPDEACGVIAGPVGEGRPERFIPMLNAARSPTFYEFDSGDLLKLYREMDDRDEEPVVVYHSHTATEAYPSRTDVTYANEPNAHYVLVSTADTDDAGPFQFRSYRIVEGEITEEEVEITA